The Salvia miltiorrhiza cultivar Shanhuang (shh) chromosome 1, IMPLAD_Smil_shh, whole genome shotgun sequence genome has a window encoding:
- the LOC130987830 gene encoding uncharacterized protein LOC130987830 — MYILSNCAEVAETYSKIFKEEKRYANPYMTDAEFEVAFHNEFILWFNHYVCRPCNDELNPYIRSLAAGPLREIETYSGYFVNGYRFHTTDHDRESATVNSGVCIKGSVYGSDRDVLDFYGRLQEVCVLEYPGYPIKQTVLFNCEWFDLSAQGTSIDTDFKLVSLNHTRRYRKYDPFVLASQVVQVFYCPYPSTNQSKKNWWSACKVNARSKVEVSTAASTSTLDQPFQEEVVTIMPTHTSVGIEQPLLLHPLGGVVEIEDDDEAEDDDSPLTSNDSDDDSSDAYE; from the exons atgtatattttgagcaattgtgcagaggttgcagagacatatagcaa gatcttcaaggaggaaaaacgatatgcaaatccttacatgactgatgcagagtttgaagtcgcgtttcacaacgagtttattctgtggtttaaccattac gtttgtcgtccttgtaacgacgagttgaacccttatattaggtcgcttgcagctggaccattaagggagattgaaacatactccggctatttcgtgaatggctacaggtttcacacaactgatcatgatagagagagtgcgactgtgaacagtggcgtttgcataaaaggttcggtctatggtagtgatagagatgtgctagacttttatgggcgtctgcaagaggtttgcgtgctggagtatccggggtatccaattaagcagacagtcttgttcaactgtgaatggtttgacttgtcggctcagggaacttctattgatacagacttcaagttagtttcactgaaccacacacgaagatataggaagtatgatccctttgttttggcgagtcaagtagttcaagtgttttactgtccctatcccagtacgaaccaatcaaagaaaaattggtggtcagcatgcaaagtcaacgcaagatctaaggttgaagtgtctactgcagcatctacatcaacattagatcaaccatttcaagaagaagtggttactattatgcctactcacacaagtgtaggcattgaacaaccacttctccttcatcccctcggtggagtcgttgagattgaagatgacgatgaagcagaagacgatgattccccgttgacatctaacgatagtgatgatgatagtagtgatgcttatgaataa